A genomic segment from Comamonas terrigena NBRC 13299 encodes:
- a CDS encoding excisionase, whose product MRDRATHQATVVTHENPAAASAPEWVLASKYEELTGVTRETVKQRKKTGTWKIGQQVAVVSRRLYVNIKAADQWIKDQSSKHHPA is encoded by the coding sequence ATGAGAGACAGAGCAACCCACCAGGCAACCGTGGTCACCCACGAGAATCCCGCCGCCGCTAGTGCCCCCGAATGGGTGCTGGCGAGCAAGTACGAAGAGCTGACAGGCGTCACCCGCGAGACCGTCAAGCAGCGGAAGAAGACCGGCACTTGGAAGATCGGCCAGCAGGTTGCTGTCGTTTCCCGTCGCCTCTACGTCAACATCAAAGCAGCAGACCAATGGATAAAAGACCAAAGCTCGAAACACCACCCGGCGTAA
- a CDS encoding LexA family transcriptional regulator, with translation MHTSADRLYQAAKLLRDISGQSAVARLLNESPQTVKNWETRGVSRSGAMKAENVLGVRANWLITGEGDMTSGSVIAPREEFLPATPTATDLVRIPLLANSGSMGPGNEVLDSDYVVGDLSLSSHWINQYIKPGNIRELRFIHAHGESMAPTFSDGDVLLVDAGSRDPAAHEGVYVLELHGKTYIKRVRMRMSGMLEVSSDNPTIKTVDELNGDHEVRVLGRVVWAWNGRKL, from the coding sequence ATGCACACCTCTGCAGATCGCCTCTATCAAGCCGCCAAGCTACTCCGAGACATCTCGGGTCAGTCGGCTGTTGCCCGCCTGCTCAATGAATCACCCCAGACAGTGAAAAATTGGGAGACGCGTGGTGTTTCGCGCTCTGGAGCGATGAAGGCCGAGAATGTGCTGGGTGTACGAGCCAACTGGCTCATCACTGGCGAAGGCGACATGACAAGCGGATCCGTTATTGCTCCGCGAGAAGAATTTCTGCCTGCAACGCCGACCGCAACAGACCTGGTCCGAATCCCCTTGCTCGCCAATTCGGGTAGCATGGGTCCAGGCAATGAGGTGCTGGACTCTGACTACGTGGTCGGCGACTTGTCGCTGTCCTCGCACTGGATCAACCAATACATTAAGCCAGGCAACATCCGTGAGTTGAGATTCATCCACGCCCACGGCGAGAGCATGGCTCCCACTTTCAGCGATGGCGACGTACTACTGGTGGATGCTGGTTCACGCGATCCGGCCGCCCACGAGGGCGTCTATGTGCTGGAGTTGCATGGCAAGACCTACATCAAGCGCGTGCGCATGCGCATGTCAGGCATGCTGGAGGTCAGCTCGGATAACCCAACAATTAAAACGGTGGATGAGCTGAATGGAGACCACGAGGTGCGAGTGCTGGGCCGTGTGGTTTGGGCATGGAATGGTCGAAAACTTTAA
- a CDS encoding DUF4376 domain-containing protein codes for MPTTREAGQPYSIRWTLADNTTVELGAEGVIAVGFALLAHTDGIHQRSRQIYAQIQAAQTAEEVAGISWTQEPAEIETAA; via the coding sequence TTGCCAACTACCCGGGAGGCCGGGCAGCCCTACAGCATCCGCTGGACCCTGGCCGATAACACCACGGTGGAGCTGGGCGCCGAAGGCGTGATTGCGGTGGGCTTTGCCTTGCTGGCCCACACCGACGGCATCCACCAGCGCAGCCGGCAGATCTACGCCCAGATCCAGGCGGCACAGACGGCGGAGGAGGTGGCGGGCATCAGCTGGACGCAAGAGCCCGCAGAGATCGAAACCGCCGCTTGA
- a CDS encoding putative bifunctional diguanylate cyclase/phosphodiesterase yields the protein MTNKYNTKASHYREVEWLGKKFPQSDKVIKIKLLLQLNTIACTVLGIFWAACYFLYSRNDLALIFVGLFLVGICSYYSARNFSYAYLAGMAHALLLIVTLISLIDSPLENIPRSAHVYFLPLAIGVVFIFNPKDKYMGIIFPRLCLVFFAAFGVGLFDIDSSNFSPPENIRMIGCVSNYTFSTLILASIIRIYIKNLNEKVDLAFSLAQAVVKNEIVVHYQVQVDAKGKPLGAEALVRWNHPERGLLSPDKFIPLAEESLVIRDIGLEVLRQSCRLLAEWSNDSSLKDKYIAVNVSPVQLADEDFVATVIEVVQNFGVRPELIELELTESALIIDAEQAILKIQQLKDFGVQWALDDFGSGFSSLSIIKTLPVQKIKIDKQFIRDAKSNESSKNLLKKIFEISELLEMEAIVEGVEEHSQHEMLIDIGYSQFQGFLFGHPKPAPEVTEKMKSSLS from the coding sequence TTGACTAATAAATATAATACAAAAGCCTCCCACTACCGAGAGGTAGAGTGGTTGGGGAAAAAATTTCCCCAAAGTGATAAAGTCATAAAAATCAAGCTCCTTTTGCAGCTCAATACCATCGCTTGTACGGTTTTGGGTATATTCTGGGCTGCATGTTATTTTTTGTATTCCAGAAATGACCTTGCGCTGATTTTTGTTGGGCTTTTTCTTGTGGGAATATGTTCATATTATTCCGCGAGAAATTTCAGTTATGCATATCTTGCAGGAATGGCGCATGCACTCTTGCTGATAGTGACATTGATATCTTTGATAGACAGCCCTCTTGAAAACATTCCGCGCTCTGCCCATGTATATTTCCTCCCTCTCGCCATTGGAGTTGTATTTATATTCAACCCCAAAGACAAATACATGGGAATTATTTTCCCCAGACTTTGTTTGGTATTTTTTGCCGCTTTCGGAGTAGGACTTTTTGATATAGATTCTTCCAATTTCTCTCCGCCAGAAAATATTAGAATGATAGGTTGCGTCAGCAACTACACATTTTCCACGTTGATACTGGCATCCATAATAAGAATCTACATCAAAAATTTAAACGAGAAAGTTGATCTCGCATTCAGCCTGGCTCAAGCCGTGGTAAAAAATGAAATAGTGGTTCACTACCAAGTTCAAGTGGATGCGAAAGGCAAGCCTTTGGGAGCTGAGGCATTGGTAAGATGGAACCACCCAGAACGAGGCCTTTTATCTCCTGATAAATTTATTCCATTGGCCGAAGAGAGCCTTGTCATCCGTGATATTGGGCTTGAGGTTTTACGTCAATCCTGTCGTTTGCTTGCAGAATGGTCAAATGATTCTTCGCTCAAAGACAAATATATAGCGGTCAATGTGAGTCCGGTGCAGCTTGCTGATGAAGATTTCGTCGCTACCGTCATCGAAGTGGTTCAAAATTTCGGGGTCAGGCCTGAGCTGATTGAACTTGAGCTGACGGAGTCAGCCTTGATCATCGATGCCGAGCAAGCGATATTAAAAATCCAGCAACTTAAAGATTTCGGCGTCCAATGGGCTCTTGATGACTTCGGATCTGGATTCTCATCGCTTTCTATCATCAAGACATTGCCGGTGCAGAAAATAAAGATAGACAAGCAATTTATTCGAGATGCCAAGTCCAATGAATCTTCCAAAAATCTGCTGAAGAAGATTTTTGAAATATCCGAACTGTTAGAAATGGAAGCTATTGTTGAGGGCGTGGAAGAGCACAGCCAGCACGAAATGCTCATTGATATCGGATACTCTCAGTTCCAAGGTTTCCTGTTTGGTCACCCCAAACCAGCGCCAGAAGTCACAGAGAAGATGAAGTCATCTTTATCTTGA
- a CDS encoding YqaJ viral recombinase family protein — protein MSMRIVNLVQGTPEWHAHRRAHFNASDAPAMMACSPHKTRAQIIKELATGISEEVDAATQRRFDAGHQFEAMVRPLAEEIIGDELSPCVGTEGKYSAWFDGLTFMNDVAFEHKTLNNTLREAMVQGCTGVDLPQQYQVQIEQQAMVSGCERILFMASAWSSDGTLVEERHCWYVPNLQLRAQIVAGWEQLERDVVAFDPTTARQAPTVAEPVESLPAVAVQLQGSLVVVSNLDKVAVAVRAFIDGMVAKPSTDQEFADAEAECKALKSGEEAMKAAVTGALAQVSDVEAFTRTASDLANLMRTTRLAREKLVAAEKDARRLAVVTDAQQDLDQHVAALNKRLGADWLPRMAGGFAETIKGKKSLANMQDAVAVALTNAKAQANGLAQRLVANRAHLVQQDGDWIALFADFAAVGTKAAEDFHALAALRIGNHRSAEAKRIEAEREIIRQEEQQRADAEMREKLIQAEAQAQAGIDEARSADELPGPLLDDLSSLAKGLRDSGVAEIDTRHAIAAAQTSAAAAASDDGRTMTLGQINALIAPIKVDAAGLAELGFVATTIKAAKHYPAGSVPHILGAMIKHLQGVMATA, from the coding sequence ATGAGCATGCGAATTGTGAATCTGGTGCAGGGCACCCCTGAATGGCACGCCCACCGCCGTGCGCACTTCAACGCCAGCGATGCCCCGGCCATGATGGCCTGCAGCCCGCACAAGACCCGGGCCCAGATCATCAAAGAGCTCGCCACCGGTATCAGCGAGGAAGTGGACGCAGCCACCCAGCGGCGCTTTGATGCCGGCCACCAGTTCGAAGCCATGGTGCGGCCGCTGGCAGAGGAAATCATCGGGGATGAACTGTCGCCCTGTGTTGGCACCGAGGGTAAGTACAGCGCATGGTTTGATGGCCTCACCTTCATGAACGATGTGGCGTTCGAACACAAGACGCTCAACAACACGCTGCGCGAAGCCATGGTCCAAGGCTGCACCGGTGTCGACCTGCCACAGCAGTACCAGGTGCAGATAGAGCAGCAGGCCATGGTCTCGGGCTGTGAGCGAATCCTGTTCATGGCCAGCGCATGGAGTAGCGATGGCACCTTGGTTGAGGAACGCCACTGCTGGTATGTACCCAATCTGCAGCTGCGCGCCCAGATCGTGGCCGGCTGGGAACAGCTGGAGCGGGATGTGGTGGCCTTTGACCCCACCACCGCGCGCCAGGCCCCTACGGTGGCCGAGCCAGTGGAGAGCCTGCCGGCCGTGGCAGTGCAGCTCCAGGGCAGCCTGGTCGTAGTGTCCAACCTGGACAAAGTGGCTGTGGCCGTGCGCGCTTTTATCGATGGCATGGTGGCAAAGCCCTCCACCGATCAGGAATTCGCTGACGCCGAGGCCGAATGCAAAGCCCTGAAGTCTGGTGAGGAAGCCATGAAGGCGGCCGTGACCGGTGCACTGGCTCAGGTCAGCGATGTGGAGGCCTTCACGCGCACCGCAAGCGACTTGGCCAACCTGATGCGCACCACCCGCTTGGCACGCGAGAAGCTGGTAGCAGCCGAGAAAGACGCCCGCCGCCTGGCCGTGGTGACCGATGCCCAGCAGGACCTGGACCAGCACGTGGCCGCGCTCAACAAGCGCCTGGGCGCCGACTGGCTGCCCCGCATGGCAGGTGGATTTGCGGAAACCATCAAGGGCAAAAAGTCCCTGGCCAACATGCAGGACGCCGTAGCTGTGGCGCTGACCAACGCCAAGGCACAGGCCAACGGCCTGGCTCAGCGCTTGGTGGCCAACCGCGCACACCTGGTGCAACAGGACGGCGACTGGATCGCCCTGTTTGCCGACTTCGCCGCCGTGGGCACCAAAGCCGCAGAGGACTTCCATGCCCTGGCCGCGCTGCGCATCGGAAACCATCGCTCGGCCGAGGCCAAGCGGATAGAGGCTGAACGCGAGATCATTCGCCAGGAGGAGCAGCAGCGCGCCGATGCAGAAATGCGGGAGAAGCTCATTCAGGCCGAAGCTCAGGCGCAGGCCGGTATTGATGAAGCACGTTCTGCCGATGAACTGCCAGGCCCGCTGTTGGATGACCTAAGCTCACTGGCCAAAGGCCTGCGAGACAGCGGCGTGGCCGAGATCGACACGCGGCATGCCATCGCTGCGGCGCAAACCAGTGCTGCTGCAGCAGCGAGCGACGATGGCCGGACGATGACGTTGGGTCAAATCAACGCCTTGATTGCGCCCATCAAAGTTGACGCCGCCGGCCTGGCTGAACTCGGCTTTGTGGCCACGACGATCAAGGCCGCCAAGCACTACCCTGCTGGCAGCGTGCCGCACATCCTGGGGGCGATGATCAAGCACCTGCAAGGAGTGATGGCCACGGCCTGA
- a CDS encoding H-NS family nucleoid-associated regulatory protein, which translates to MPAKYRNPETGDTWTGRGKEPVWIRGQDREAYLITPAA; encoded by the coding sequence GTGCCGGCCAAGTACCGCAACCCGGAAACCGGTGATACTTGGACCGGGCGCGGCAAGGAGCCAGTGTGGATTCGTGGTCAGGACCGTGAGGCCTATCTGATCACCCCGGCCGCATAA
- a CDS encoding site-specific integrase, translated as MIEFNPFERIALAKLIRQTAKASDYVVRPFTYAERMTILDACRNDERPTFQFWFNTGLRPGELQALEWEHIDWERRVARIVQNQVAGVIKGPKTAAGKREMDLNDEAMQALRGQLPISGARGKRVWLNTVTLLPWTTDAQVRKTAWLPLMARAGITYRNPYQIRHTYASTLLTAGANPWYVAQQLGHEDVEMVFRTYGKFIREDYQHPKALPKTS; from the coding sequence GTGATCGAATTCAACCCGTTTGAACGCATTGCATTGGCAAAGCTGATCCGGCAAACAGCCAAAGCCAGTGACTACGTCGTTCGGCCATTCACCTACGCCGAGCGTATGACTATCCTCGACGCTTGCCGAAACGATGAGCGCCCGACCTTCCAGTTCTGGTTCAACACGGGCCTTCGGCCTGGAGAGTTACAGGCGCTGGAGTGGGAGCACATTGACTGGGAGCGGCGCGTCGCGCGCATCGTCCAGAACCAAGTGGCGGGTGTCATCAAGGGTCCGAAGACAGCCGCCGGCAAGCGGGAGATGGATTTGAACGACGAGGCCATGCAGGCCCTCCGCGGCCAGTTGCCCATCAGCGGCGCCCGCGGCAAGCGGGTGTGGCTCAACACAGTGACGTTACTCCCCTGGACCACGGATGCTCAGGTGCGCAAAACCGCCTGGCTGCCGCTGATGGCCAGGGCCGGCATAACCTACCGCAATCCGTACCAGATCCGGCACACCTACGCCTCAACGCTGCTGACTGCCGGCGCCAACCCCTGGTACGTGGCACAGCAGTTGGGGCACGAGGACGTGGAAATGGTGTTCCGCACCTACGGCAAATTCATCCGCGAGGATTACCAGCACCCGAAAGCACTGCCAAAGACAAGCTGA
- a CDS encoding H-NS family nucleoid-associated regulatory protein yields MSTYKSLLQQKAELEAKIAEARKTELAHAVKQARELVAQYGLTADDVFGGKKAATGPRGTVAPKYRDPATGATWTGRGKPPKWIADKDRASFAI; encoded by the coding sequence ATGAGCACCTACAAAAGCCTGCTTCAACAAAAAGCCGAACTGGAAGCCAAGATCGCCGAGGCGCGTAAAACCGAACTGGCCCACGCGGTGAAGCAAGCGCGTGAACTGGTGGCGCAATACGGCTTGACTGCTGACGATGTGTTTGGTGGCAAGAAAGCCGCAACCGGCCCCCGTGGAACTGTGGCCCCCAAGTACCGCGACCCAGCTACCGGTGCGACCTGGACTGGCCGCGGCAAACCCCCGAAGTGGATTGCCGACAAAGACCGCGCATCGTTCGCTATTTAA
- a CDS encoding SPFH domain-containing protein, producing the protein MRKLKLFLAVAALATLAACGSKVEVPPAHVGKIMTKDGYQEALIPTSKFRLSACWAYCDRLVLLDVSDKAYQEALSIFIPEDKLNLEVAVRATLSINPAKTGELFNAISPEGNDGDISVIGNEQVYRTYASQIIQAEVREYLSKFSISEIASSNEKINADLRLQLGKVIEARTPFSVRYVGITNFKYPKIITDAQDSAAERREAIQKEEAQLAISKAQLERELQEARLNRAIEKEKAETEAMAQAVLAQSVDGRVLELRKLENQRAWIDKWNGQLPTTTLGDSTPMVKLK; encoded by the coding sequence ATGCGCAAGCTCAAACTGTTCTTGGCTGTTGCTGCCCTGGCGACCCTGGCCGCCTGCGGCAGCAAGGTCGAAGTGCCGCCCGCCCATGTGGGCAAAATCATGACCAAGGACGGCTACCAGGAGGCCCTGATCCCCACGTCCAAATTCCGCCTCTCCGCGTGCTGGGCCTACTGCGACCGCCTCGTCCTACTGGACGTCTCGGACAAGGCCTACCAGGAAGCTCTGTCCATCTTCATTCCCGAGGACAAGTTGAACCTGGAAGTCGCGGTGCGCGCCACGCTGAGCATCAACCCGGCCAAGACGGGCGAGCTGTTCAACGCGATCAGCCCTGAAGGCAATGATGGCGATATCTCTGTGATTGGCAATGAGCAGGTGTACCGCACCTACGCCAGCCAGATCATCCAGGCCGAGGTGCGCGAGTACCTGAGCAAGTTCAGCATCAGCGAAATTGCCTCGAGCAACGAGAAGATCAACGCTGACCTGCGCCTGCAACTGGGCAAAGTGATCGAGGCGCGCACCCCGTTCTCAGTGCGCTATGTGGGCATCACGAACTTCAAGTACCCCAAGATCATCACCGACGCCCAGGATTCTGCAGCCGAGCGTCGCGAAGCCATCCAGAAGGAAGAGGCTCAGCTGGCCATCAGCAAGGCCCAATTAGAGCGCGAGCTGCAGGAAGCCCGCCTGAACCGCGCCATCGAAAAAGAGAAGGCGGAAACTGAAGCCATGGCTCAAGCCGTCCTGGCCCAGTCGGTGGACGGCCGCGTGCTGGAGCTGCGCAAGCTGGAGAATCAGCGCGCCTGGATCGATAAGTGGAATGGTCAGTTGCCCACCACCACCCTGGGCGACTCCACCCCAATGGTCAAGCTGAAATGA
- a CDS encoding Arm DNA-binding domain-containing protein — MDKRPKLETPPGVTIRRFVTGDRIQIAFSFEGKECREMLPPGPINKSSIQRAAVLREDIRDKIKAGDFDYAAFFPDSPKAGVSRKNAGLMRTLLQNQLETYERQVKNGQMSKSTYNGYAKVINGDRMRHWDNVQASEITPGMLRE, encoded by the coding sequence ATGGATAAAAGACCAAAGCTCGAAACACCACCCGGCGTAACCATCCGCAGATTTGTCACCGGTGACCGCATTCAAATTGCGTTTTCATTCGAGGGCAAAGAGTGCCGCGAGATGCTACCGCCTGGGCCTATCAACAAGTCCAGCATTCAACGAGCAGCAGTTCTGCGAGAAGACATCCGCGACAAAATCAAGGCCGGTGACTTCGACTACGCCGCATTCTTTCCCGACAGCCCGAAGGCCGGTGTCAGTAGGAAAAACGCCGGACTGATGAGAACGCTCTTGCAAAACCAGCTGGAGACCTACGAGCGCCAAGTCAAAAACGGGCAGATGTCGAAATCCACCTATAACGGCTATGCCAAGGTGATAAACGGCGACCGGATGCGGCACTGGGACAATGTGCAGGCGTCCGAGATCACCCCCGGCATGCTGCGCGAATAG
- a CDS encoding recombinase RecT — MSNALAPQQAAGSLRPAAQFDLSPQNFEQALTFSNYLAESDLVPKDFKGKPGNCLIAMQWGAELGLKPLQSLQNLAVINGRPALWGDAVIALVLASPVCEYVTEDDDGNTAYCRVKRKGGPEQVRSFSMADAQKAGLTNKQGPWTQYPKRMRQMRARAFALRDVFPDVLRGMPVAEELQDMAANPLPVQKHMGPAEVVQAEWPTDKWAARLPQILDGIAQGKTVDDALAWLGSKGKVTAEQEKELRDKTARLQQPTTTQAGAPGAPAVAPDKLAADLQACADLDKLYELGGLLDAITDEAQRLRMTEIFDARVAQLEQP, encoded by the coding sequence ATGAGCAATGCGCTCGCCCCCCAGCAGGCTGCAGGCAGCCTTCGCCCTGCCGCACAGTTCGACCTGAGCCCGCAAAACTTTGAGCAGGCCCTGACGTTCTCCAACTACCTGGCTGAGAGCGACCTGGTGCCCAAGGACTTCAAGGGCAAACCGGGTAATTGCTTGATCGCCATGCAGTGGGGTGCTGAGCTGGGGCTCAAGCCTCTGCAGTCGCTGCAGAACCTGGCTGTAATCAACGGCCGGCCGGCACTGTGGGGTGATGCGGTCATTGCCTTGGTCCTGGCCAGCCCCGTCTGCGAGTACGTCACCGAAGATGACGATGGCAATACAGCCTATTGCCGCGTGAAGCGCAAGGGTGGGCCTGAGCAGGTACGCAGCTTCAGCATGGCTGATGCGCAAAAGGCTGGGCTGACCAACAAGCAAGGCCCGTGGACGCAGTACCCAAAGCGCATGCGCCAGATGCGTGCGCGTGCCTTTGCGCTGCGCGACGTGTTTCCTGACGTTTTGCGCGGCATGCCCGTGGCAGAGGAACTGCAGGACATGGCGGCCAACCCTTTGCCAGTTCAGAAGCACATGGGCCCCGCCGAGGTGGTACAGGCTGAATGGCCGACCGACAAGTGGGCTGCGCGCTTGCCGCAGATTCTCGATGGCATCGCCCAGGGCAAAACCGTCGATGACGCGCTGGCCTGGCTGGGCAGCAAGGGCAAGGTCACAGCTGAGCAGGAGAAAGAGCTGCGCGACAAGACGGCCAGGCTCCAGCAGCCCACCACCACGCAAGCGGGCGCGCCCGGCGCCCCTGCGGTGGCCCCCGACAAGCTGGCCGCAGATCTGCAGGCCTGTGCCGACCTGGACAAGCTCTACGAGCTGGGCGGCCTGCTCGATGCCATCACCGACGAAGCGCAGCGTCTGCGCATGACCGAAATCTTTGATGCCCGCGTGGCGCAACTGGAGCAGCCATGA
- a CDS encoding diguanylate cyclase domain-containing protein — translation MKSIRFVDRLIDGVVTSLIRSRQLLLKTVVGVFLIASILIASTWHNLRESRDYHVQRGVDASINQARLLSYELNTEMRLIDNALSTIAHEFHQAGATAQTFESAMTNQAALLPFSKAVRVADANGMVRLGLLPNEQPFSIADRAYFEEVKRSDKMVISEPLVSHSFKEWSVVLSRRLEGENGTFKGAVFVVLDVEHFRKLFQKLTPGEDSATTLRSAEGRLVARYSQADPTSHIGVGGTLTSTALKQTVRRNPDHGWFITPTALDGIERITAYQRLSSPYSLTVYTGISTESYLRPWRSEAVRVWSLTGLCVLLMALGAGSLFLHQQRELTDKLRNAELLKEQNFFVENDLIGMIKVRDRKILWANKAMARMLGKHVSDLNQQSKLCIYPDKETYEQIGRLSSEALSHNKHFRTEVQLKKSNGQTFWVDANAAQITETDTVWIFVDVDAHKKLQQETEHQATHDALTGLANRRLMVMQMERFIALANRHLSSVAVCFIDLDGFKAVNDTYGHDAGDIVLQTVAKRLKGAVREYDCVARLGGDEFVVVLTGRNDRESVVHTMQRCLQEVLVPIVVEDIHTTKVGCSIGIAYYEFDNESCDSLIERADEAMYVAKHAGKGRVIESNRRPLGENPNENSTAAT, via the coding sequence ATGAAGAGCATCCGTTTTGTTGACCGTCTGATAGATGGAGTGGTAACAAGTCTCATTCGGTCTAGGCAGCTTTTGCTTAAAACTGTTGTCGGCGTTTTTCTAATTGCTTCCATACTTATAGCGTCCACTTGGCATAACCTGCGCGAGTCGCGTGATTACCACGTTCAACGTGGCGTGGACGCCTCCATCAATCAGGCCCGCTTGTTGAGCTACGAGCTCAACACCGAGATGCGGCTGATCGATAACGCACTATCGACTATTGCGCACGAATTCCATCAGGCCGGGGCAACTGCACAAACATTTGAATCGGCCATGACCAACCAGGCTGCTTTGCTTCCCTTCTCCAAAGCAGTGCGTGTGGCCGATGCCAATGGCATGGTGCGCCTGGGCCTTTTGCCAAATGAGCAGCCTTTTTCGATTGCGGACCGGGCCTACTTTGAAGAGGTCAAACGCTCTGACAAGATGGTCATCTCAGAGCCTTTGGTCAGCCACTCGTTTAAAGAATGGAGCGTGGTTCTTAGCCGAAGGCTGGAGGGTGAAAACGGTACCTTCAAGGGTGCTGTGTTCGTCGTCCTGGATGTAGAGCATTTCCGCAAACTTTTCCAGAAACTGACCCCTGGCGAAGACAGCGCAACCACTCTACGCTCGGCCGAAGGCCGTTTGGTGGCCCGTTACTCGCAAGCAGATCCAACCTCGCATATTGGCGTTGGAGGCACGCTGACCTCTACCGCGCTGAAGCAAACGGTGCGCCGTAACCCAGATCATGGCTGGTTCATTACGCCAACTGCGCTGGACGGCATTGAACGCATAACGGCTTACCAACGTCTTTCCTCCCCGTATTCGCTGACGGTCTACACCGGCATCAGCACCGAAAGCTACCTGCGACCTTGGCGAAGCGAAGCTGTACGGGTCTGGAGCCTGACGGGGCTTTGCGTGCTGCTCATGGCGCTTGGTGCAGGGAGCCTGTTTCTGCATCAGCAGCGAGAGCTGACTGACAAGTTGCGCAATGCAGAGTTGCTGAAAGAGCAGAACTTCTTTGTCGAAAATGACTTGATCGGCATGATCAAAGTGCGCGACCGGAAAATACTCTGGGCCAACAAGGCCATGGCACGCATGCTGGGAAAGCACGTGTCTGATTTGAACCAGCAATCCAAGCTTTGCATCTATCCAGACAAAGAAACATATGAGCAAATCGGGCGACTGTCCAGCGAAGCGCTAAGTCATAACAAGCACTTCCGCACAGAGGTGCAGTTGAAAAAAAGCAATGGTCAAACCTTCTGGGTGGACGCCAATGCCGCGCAAATCACGGAAACGGATACTGTGTGGATTTTTGTGGATGTTGACGCCCACAAAAAGCTCCAGCAAGAGACCGAGCACCAAGCCACCCACGATGCGTTGACGGGCCTGGCCAACCGTCGGCTTATGGTCATGCAGATGGAGCGCTTCATTGCACTTGCCAACCGCCACCTGAGCTCAGTTGCCGTTTGCTTTATCGATCTGGACGGGTTCAAGGCTGTCAACGACACCTACGGGCACGATGCCGGCGATATCGTTTTGCAGACCGTAGCCAAACGATTGAAGGGGGCAGTGCGTGAATACGATTGTGTTGCACGCCTTGGAGGCGACGAGTTTGTCGTTGTGCTGACTGGGCGTAACGATCGCGAAAGCGTTGTACACACTATGCAGCGCTGCCTGCAGGAGGTACTGGTTCCTATTGTGGTGGAAGACATTCATACAACCAAAGTGGGATGCAGCATCGGTATTGCCTACTATGAATTTGATAACGAGTCATGCGATTCGTTAATTGAGCGCGCTGATGAAGCCATGTATGTGGCAAAGCACGCAGGCAAAGGGCGCGTCATCGAATCGAACAGACGGCCGCTTGGTGAGAACCCAAATGAGAATTCGACAGCTGCCACATAG
- a CDS encoding lysozyme encodes MNYKQKLIAAIGAAAAASVVPLVATYEGTVHRTYRDPIGIVTACTGHTGPELRIGQTFTREQCEAMLYQDLAQHADALACIRQPLTDGQRAAFLSFAFNVGEGAFCGSTLVRKANAGDMDGACAELSRWTYAGDKQLPGLVRRRAAERQLCEGGLA; translated from the coding sequence ATGAACTACAAGCAGAAATTGATTGCCGCCATCGGCGCGGCGGCTGCGGCGTCCGTGGTGCCGCTCGTGGCCACGTATGAAGGGACTGTGCACCGCACGTACCGCGATCCCATCGGCATCGTGACGGCGTGCACCGGCCACACCGGCCCGGAGCTGCGCATTGGGCAGACCTTCACGCGCGAGCAGTGCGAGGCCATGCTGTACCAGGACCTGGCCCAGCATGCAGACGCGCTGGCTTGCATCCGCCAGCCGCTGACCGATGGCCAGCGCGCAGCCTTCCTGTCGTTCGCCTTCAATGTGGGGGAGGGCGCTTTCTGCGGCTCAACCCTGGTGCGCAAGGCCAATGCCGGGGACATGGATGGTGCGTGCGCCGAGCTGAGTCGCTGGACCTATGCCGGCGACAAGCAGCTGCCCGGCCTGGTGCGCCGCCGGGCGGCCGAGCGCCAGCTGTGTGAAGGTGGCCTGGCATGA